The following are from one region of the Polyangiaceae bacterium genome:
- a CDS encoding sigma 54-interacting transcriptional regulator → MNSESRDAGRPLRLGPRSQFRLAVELVGGPNRGLSAEPRSSGSLQIGRATDNELQLKGEGMAAYHLELTAHEGGAHVEDLGSASGTWFDELRIERAMVPYGSELRVGEHRLRVDGATTVELEREELPSLSIPTVAFARRYREALALGARFASGRVPVLLQGEPGAGKRFLARVIHEWSGREGPWVECSAAGDATAVAARIFGHTPGSHRGASAGGEGAIQRAKAGTLYVSDVDRMPPETQGMLARALRDGATAPLGSNQAFPVDARWVFGCSQDLRRAVNQGYFLEELYFRIAAARVTAPPLRDRLEDLELLVRHFEGLLNITEPLGPGQIERMKRRYFQGNLRELCELVRAARDSWEP, encoded by the coding sequence ATGAACTCCGAGTCGCGAGATGCTGGCCGTCCGCTCAGGCTTGGCCCTCGTAGCCAGTTTCGGCTGGCGGTGGAACTCGTTGGAGGACCAAACAGGGGACTGAGTGCCGAACCGCGCTCGAGCGGAAGCCTGCAAATCGGCCGAGCCACCGACAACGAGCTCCAGCTGAAAGGTGAGGGGATGGCGGCGTATCACCTCGAGCTCACCGCCCACGAAGGGGGCGCTCACGTCGAGGATCTGGGCTCAGCCTCGGGGACCTGGTTCGATGAGCTGCGGATCGAACGCGCCATGGTTCCTTACGGAAGTGAGCTGCGGGTCGGCGAACATCGCCTGCGAGTCGACGGCGCCACCACCGTTGAGCTCGAGCGCGAGGAGCTGCCGAGCTTGTCGATTCCGACGGTCGCGTTTGCTCGGCGCTATCGCGAGGCGTTAGCTTTGGGCGCGCGCTTCGCGTCGGGTCGGGTTCCAGTGCTTTTGCAAGGGGAGCCCGGAGCGGGGAAGCGCTTCCTTGCTCGGGTGATCCACGAGTGGTCCGGACGCGAGGGACCGTGGGTGGAGTGTAGCGCAGCGGGGGACGCAACGGCTGTTGCCGCTCGGATCTTCGGCCACACGCCAGGTAGTCACCGCGGGGCCTCGGCGGGTGGGGAAGGCGCGATCCAACGGGCCAAAGCAGGCACGCTCTACGTGAGCGACGTGGATCGCATGCCGCCGGAGACGCAAGGCATGCTCGCCCGAGCGTTGCGCGACGGGGCGACCGCGCCCCTGGGGAGCAACCAAGCGTTCCCCGTCGACGCGCGCTGGGTCTTTGGCTGTAGTCAGGATCTGCGGCGTGCTGTCAACCAAGGCTATTTCCTTGAGGAACTCTATTTCCGCATTGCAGCAGCGCGAGTGACGGCACCGCCCCTCAGGGACCGGCTCGAAGATCTGGAGCTCTTGGTGCGGCACTTCGAAGGTTTGCTCAACATCACGGAGCCCCTGGGCCCCGGCCAGATAGAGCGGATGAAGCGTCGGTATTTCCAGGGGAATCTCCGAGAGCTCTGCGAGCTCGTGCGGGCCGCGCGGGACTCCTGGGAGCCCTGA
- a CDS encoding SUMF1/EgtB/PvdO family nonheme iron enzyme, giving the protein MNRGWLALAALGVLGGCSDSGTAIGGVAGFGGDAGAGGAAGGGAASGGVTSGGSAGTAAGGAGGTAGMGGLGGGFGGVGAASGAGGVGGEVPWMCDETSMPLPNQGLMEPAGLDGCPDGMARIDQQVCMDRWEAFLVEVSGASEQSWSPYFNPSGVTVAARSAPGAVPQGYISGAQAQQACMEAGKRLCTRDEWELGCRGSEARVYPYGFMRVAGACNDYRAVHPVVELFGTTDSWIWNELDNPCISQQPETLALTGSFDQCQTPEGIFDLVGNLHEWISDSAGTFKGGFYVDATTNGAGCGYTTTAHAFSYGDYSTGFRCCSDD; this is encoded by the coding sequence GTGAACAGGGGCTGGCTGGCGCTCGCGGCGCTCGGGGTGTTGGGCGGTTGCAGCGACTCGGGAACCGCCATTGGCGGTGTTGCCGGGTTTGGCGGTGACGCTGGCGCGGGCGGTGCCGCTGGCGGGGGTGCTGCGTCTGGCGGCGTGACGTCTGGTGGCAGCGCGGGCACAGCAGCGGGCGGCGCTGGCGGAACAGCGGGCATGGGCGGACTGGGCGGCGGCTTTGGCGGCGTAGGGGCTGCGTCAGGCGCCGGCGGAGTTGGGGGTGAGGTGCCCTGGATGTGCGACGAGACCAGCATGCCGCTCCCGAATCAGGGACTGATGGAGCCCGCCGGGCTCGATGGCTGCCCTGACGGCATGGCGCGCATCGACCAGCAAGTCTGCATGGACCGCTGGGAGGCATTTCTGGTCGAAGTGAGCGGCGCCTCGGAGCAGTCGTGGTCGCCCTACTTCAACCCGAGCGGCGTCACGGTGGCGGCGCGCAGCGCGCCGGGCGCGGTACCCCAAGGGTACATCAGCGGCGCCCAAGCGCAGCAGGCCTGCATGGAAGCCGGCAAACGCCTGTGCACTCGAGACGAGTGGGAGCTTGGCTGTCGTGGTAGCGAAGCACGAGTATATCCGTATGGATTCATGCGAGTCGCGGGCGCGTGCAACGACTACCGTGCCGTGCACCCCGTCGTGGAGCTGTTTGGCACCACCGACAGCTGGATCTGGAACGAGCTCGACAATCCATGCATCAGCCAGCAGCCAGAGACCCTCGCGCTGACAGGGAGCTTCGACCAGTGCCAAACGCCGGAAGGGATCTTCGACCTGGTCGGGAACCTCCACGAGTGGATCTCCGACTCGGCGGGCACCTTCAAGGGCGGCTTCTACGTTGACGCGACGACGAACGGCGCTGGCTGCGGGTACACCACCACGGCGCACGCCTTCAGCTACGGCGACTATTCGACTGGCTTCCGCTGCTGTTCCGACGACTGA
- a CDS encoding glutamate--cysteine ligase, which yields MATAELGDPAQAPIQSFDDLLQIFHESQQPVERWLIGAEAEKFGVDARTGEPISYDGERGVLRVLDALATEFDYTAGRESADGPIISLTRGSASVTLEPGAQLELSGSPLADVHAVCAEVRGHLSELARISADMNLVWLGLGFHPFARQADLPWVPKQRYAIMREYLPTRGRRGVDMMRRTATVQANFDYSDEQDAMRKLGVSLRIGPIVNALFANSPFFEGKLAGKVSERGAVWLEMDPERSGMILDLAKKPRATYADYAEWALDAGMFFFKRNGQIVPNTGQTFRSFMRDGFQGERATLGDWQFHLNTLFPDARLKRTLEVRTCDSLPTRFVTGVPALFTGLLYDEQALAEAEDLSFSFDLEALMHARVDLVTHGIRAEVGGRPVRALAEQLVEIARGGLSRRHKLDDQGRDETIHLQPISELLERGLMPADLLTEGLSSATPAELMAAVLERGRV from the coding sequence ATGGCGACAGCCGAATTGGGTGATCCGGCTCAGGCACCGATCCAGTCCTTTGACGACTTGCTGCAGATTTTCCACGAATCCCAGCAACCGGTAGAGCGCTGGCTGATCGGAGCAGAGGCGGAGAAGTTTGGGGTCGACGCACGCACCGGCGAGCCGATCAGCTACGACGGCGAACGCGGGGTGCTGCGTGTGCTGGACGCGCTGGCTACGGAGTTCGACTACACCGCTGGGCGCGAGTCTGCGGACGGTCCGATCATCAGTCTGACTCGGGGTTCCGCCTCGGTGACTCTGGAGCCGGGGGCGCAGCTCGAGCTCTCTGGCTCACCGCTCGCTGACGTTCACGCCGTGTGCGCGGAGGTGCGAGGGCACCTCTCAGAGCTTGCGCGTATCTCCGCGGATATGAATCTGGTGTGGCTCGGACTCGGCTTTCACCCCTTCGCGCGCCAGGCGGATCTGCCTTGGGTGCCGAAGCAGCGCTACGCGATCATGCGCGAGTACTTGCCCACGCGGGGTCGCCGTGGTGTGGACATGATGCGGCGCACCGCCACCGTGCAGGCAAACTTCGACTACTCCGACGAGCAAGATGCCATGCGGAAACTCGGGGTGAGCTTGCGCATCGGGCCCATCGTCAACGCGCTCTTCGCCAACTCGCCGTTCTTCGAGGGCAAGCTCGCCGGTAAAGTAAGCGAGCGCGGCGCCGTTTGGCTCGAGATGGATCCGGAGCGGTCCGGCATGATCCTGGATCTCGCGAAGAAACCGCGGGCCACGTACGCCGACTATGCGGAGTGGGCGCTCGATGCTGGCATGTTCTTCTTCAAGCGGAACGGTCAGATCGTCCCCAACACCGGTCAGACCTTCCGCAGCTTCATGCGGGACGGCTTTCAAGGGGAGCGCGCGACGCTGGGCGACTGGCAGTTCCACCTGAACACGCTGTTTCCTGACGCGCGCCTCAAGCGCACCCTCGAGGTTCGCACCTGCGACTCGCTGCCGACGCGCTTTGTCACCGGCGTGCCTGCGTTGTTCACCGGGCTCCTGTATGACGAGCAAGCGCTGGCGGAGGCAGAAGACTTGAGCTTCTCGTTCGACCTGGAAGCGCTCATGCACGCGCGGGTTGACCTGGTCACTCACGGTATCCGTGCGGAAGTGGGCGGGCGCCCCGTCCGCGCGCTGGCAGAGCAACTCGTTGAAATCGCGCGCGGCGGGCTCTCGCGTCGGCACAAGCTGGACGACCAGGGTCGCGACGAGACAATCCACCTGCAGCCCATCTCGGAGCTCCTGGAGCGTGGCTTGATGCCCGCCGACTTGCTCACCGAAGGCCTGAGTTCGGCGACCCCTGCGGAGCTGATGGCCGCAGTGCTCGAGCGCGGCAGGGTCTGA
- a CDS encoding DUF4272 domain-containing protein codes for MRRKRAPRHLGSVYRSLVVFRAMLLNAYATHRTPPPLSFPHQLVSSAMRAELGEHLHGFCGYIFSRGKEQMDQRKFHLIQHVQRVQHQFAFEVEEAALDAVAAWAAEANAILFSTDGAILAPDGRVLLGANGKFDEEAREPYPEDAGKRYQRSHQQLSELQIRVPASLPPVIGECEVLLREPAAVHERCMGLAAVAIRAETALSSPPLVQAAELFEMVPGSEQALTPNERAFVETQQPSQHDATQFLWRYEGLYVLLWATGAFEDLHFPEGICDVPGCVRALKGSKPPQRLRPAAQILDALDLHYRLHWATTDARVRGTELDADLDPGVVFERHYALNWLTRFQDADWDDVETPT; via the coding sequence GTGCGCCGAAAGCGAGCGCCGCGTCACCTGGGTTCCGTCTATCGCAGTTTGGTAGTGTTCCGCGCCATGCTGCTGAACGCCTACGCCACCCATCGCACCCCGCCCCCGCTCAGCTTCCCCCATCAGCTCGTGAGTAGCGCGATGCGTGCCGAGCTTGGGGAGCACCTGCACGGCTTCTGTGGCTACATCTTCAGTCGCGGAAAGGAGCAGATGGATCAGCGCAAGTTCCATCTGATCCAACACGTCCAGCGGGTGCAGCATCAGTTCGCGTTCGAGGTCGAGGAGGCCGCGCTGGACGCGGTCGCGGCGTGGGCCGCCGAAGCCAACGCGATCTTGTTTTCCACCGACGGAGCCATCCTCGCGCCGGACGGCCGCGTGCTGCTCGGCGCAAACGGAAAGTTCGACGAGGAGGCTCGCGAGCCGTACCCCGAAGATGCCGGCAAGCGCTACCAGCGAAGCCATCAACAACTGTCAGAGCTTCAGATCCGAGTCCCGGCGAGCTTGCCCCCGGTGATCGGCGAGTGCGAGGTGTTGCTGAGAGAACCCGCAGCGGTCCACGAACGTTGCATGGGCCTGGCCGCAGTCGCTATCCGCGCGGAGACAGCGCTAAGCTCACCGCCATTGGTTCAAGCCGCGGAGCTGTTCGAGATGGTGCCCGGTAGCGAACAGGCGCTGACCCCAAACGAGCGCGCCTTCGTCGAGACGCAGCAGCCGAGCCAACACGATGCCACGCAGTTCTTGTGGCGCTACGAAGGCCTGTACGTGCTGCTCTGGGCCACGGGAGCCTTCGAGGATCTACATTTTCCTGAAGGAATTTGTGATGTCCCCGGCTGTGTGCGCGCGCTGAAGGGTTCGAAGCCGCCGCAACGTCTGCGCCCCGCGGCGCAGATCCTCGACGCGTTGGACCTGCACTATCGCCTGCACTGGGCCACCACCGACGCGCGGGTCCGAGGCACGGAGCTCGACGCGGATCTGGATCCCGGCGTCGTCTTCGAGCGTCACTACGCCTTGAACTGGCTCACCCGTTTCCAGGACGCTGACTGGGACGACGTCGAGACGCCGACTTGA
- a CDS encoding acyl-CoA dehydrogenase family protein, translating into MWNPFTEEHEAFRKTVRQFAEKEVAPYADQWEEAGSFPREIFTKAGELGIHGAHYPEEHGGAGGDYWFSVAKAEELPRCNTSGVSLSLLVQGDMATPVISEIGTPEQIDEFLRPALTGEKIGAIGVSEPGAGSDVAGIRTAARKDGDDYVISGQKTFITNGTRADFITMLVKTDPDAGAHGCSFILVPTNTKGFQVSKKLKKLGHYASDTAELFLDEVRVPQRYRLGEEGMGFMYLMQNFQSERLIGAVNAVAACEQAIEFSRKYGEGRHAFGKPIIKRELWQHKFVDMITKTEMCKALVYKTVDAFNTERYVNKAPISMETVKLVSMCKIAAGDLVTEVMDSCLQFHGGWGYIEEYPIARAWRDSRLIRIGGGSTETMRYYLAKMMGL; encoded by the coding sequence ATGTGGAATCCCTTCACCGAGGAACACGAAGCCTTCCGAAAGACCGTACGTCAGTTCGCTGAGAAGGAAGTCGCCCCGTACGCTGACCAGTGGGAGGAGGCTGGCTCCTTCCCCCGTGAGATCTTCACCAAAGCGGGCGAGCTTGGGATCCACGGCGCCCACTATCCGGAGGAACACGGCGGCGCGGGTGGAGACTACTGGTTCAGTGTCGCCAAAGCGGAGGAGCTGCCCCGGTGCAACACCAGCGGCGTTTCACTGTCGCTGCTGGTTCAGGGCGACATGGCGACGCCCGTGATCAGCGAAATCGGTACCCCGGAACAGATCGACGAGTTCCTTCGCCCCGCGCTCACTGGCGAGAAGATCGGCGCCATCGGTGTGTCCGAACCCGGCGCGGGGAGTGACGTCGCCGGTATCCGTACGGCAGCGCGCAAGGACGGCGACGACTACGTGATCAGCGGTCAAAAGACCTTCATCACCAACGGCACCCGCGCTGACTTCATCACCATGCTGGTGAAGACGGACCCCGACGCCGGCGCCCACGGCTGTAGCTTCATCCTCGTTCCCACGAACACCAAGGGCTTCCAGGTCTCGAAGAAGCTGAAGAAGCTCGGCCACTACGCGTCTGACACCGCGGAGCTCTTCCTCGACGAGGTGCGCGTGCCGCAGCGCTACCGCCTGGGTGAAGAAGGCATGGGGTTCATGTACCTGATGCAGAACTTCCAGAGCGAGCGGTTGATCGGCGCAGTGAACGCTGTTGCCGCCTGTGAGCAAGCCATCGAGTTCAGCCGCAAGTACGGCGAAGGGCGTCACGCGTTCGGCAAGCCGATCATCAAGCGCGAGCTGTGGCAGCACAAGTTCGTCGACATGATCACCAAGACGGAGATGTGCAAGGCGCTCGTCTACAAGACCGTCGACGCCTTCAACACCGAGCGCTACGTCAACAAGGCGCCGATTTCGATGGAGACGGTGAAGCTCGTCAGCATGTGCAAGATCGCGGCGGGCGATTTGGTGACCGAGGTGATGGACAGCTGCCTGCAGTTCCACGGCGGCTGGGGCTACATCGAGGAGTACCCCATCGCTCGCGCCTGGCGCGACTCCCGCCTGATCCGCATCGGCGGCGGCAGCACCGAAACCATGCGCTACTACCTCGCGAAGATGATGGGGCTGTAG
- a CDS encoding lamin tail domain-containing protein translates to MRSPSRDRGPFSLLTLVRSAELRRAFYLGATLSVVACSFPERTFIPADEFDKMKAAGGSSGSGGTAASGGNGATGAIGGNGGITSGGTSGAAGVGGEGGVAGTAGTGAAGAGGASGEGGTGATTAGGMGGSAGNTAGGTGGSAGTGAAAGTGGTGGSGTTNGLLISEYIESGNNKALELYNAGANPIDISACVLTRYINVGSGSTTAVVPMAAPGKILAPGEVWVICYDNSGNTIPPGSCDYKTDKLQHNGDDAYSLSCGSEVEDTFGELPAQTLSGGHWGTGTLNSEDAILRRKCSVTQGDTNLADVFVIADTWDGFVVGPPANPVDVSDLGLHCGNGGN, encoded by the coding sequence ATGCGTTCCCCAAGTCGTGATCGCGGGCCCTTTTCTCTGCTTACCCTCGTTCGCTCCGCTGAGTTGCGGCGCGCGTTCTACCTTGGCGCGACGCTGAGCGTGGTCGCGTGCTCGTTCCCCGAGCGCACCTTCATCCCCGCCGACGAGTTTGACAAGATGAAGGCCGCGGGAGGCAGCTCCGGCTCGGGCGGAACCGCTGCTAGCGGCGGAAACGGCGCCACAGGAGCCATCGGCGGCAACGGCGGTATCACCTCCGGCGGCACTTCCGGCGCAGCCGGGGTTGGGGGTGAGGGTGGAGTCGCCGGTACGGCTGGCACCGGCGCCGCGGGTGCTGGCGGCGCCTCCGGCGAAGGCGGCACGGGCGCCACGACCGCAGGCGGCATGGGCGGTTCCGCAGGGAACACCGCGGGCGGAACCGGCGGCAGCGCTGGAACCGGCGCCGCTGCAGGCACCGGCGGCACGGGTGGCTCGGGCACGACGAACGGGCTGCTTATTAGTGAGTACATCGAGAGCGGTAACAACAAGGCGCTCGAGCTCTACAACGCCGGAGCAAACCCAATCGATATCAGCGCCTGCGTGTTGACTCGCTACATCAACGTCGGGTCAGGCTCTACGACGGCCGTCGTGCCAATGGCCGCCCCAGGCAAGATCCTGGCCCCCGGCGAGGTCTGGGTGATTTGCTACGACAACTCTGGGAATACAATTCCTCCTGGATCCTGCGACTACAAGACGGACAAGCTCCAGCACAACGGAGACGACGCCTACAGTCTCTCGTGCGGAAGCGAGGTCGAGGACACATTCGGCGAGCTCCCAGCCCAGACGCTCTCGGGCGGCCACTGGGGAACGGGAACTCTCAACTCCGAAGACGCCATCCTTCGGAGAAAGTGCAGCGTCACCCAAGGAGACACGAACCTCGCAGATGTCTTCGTGATCGCTGACACGTGGGACGGCTTCGTCGTAGGTCCCCCTGCAAATCCGGTAGATGTAAGCGACCTCGGCTTGCACTGCGGCAACGGCGGCAACTGA
- a CDS encoding lamin tail domain-containing protein, whose translation MRLRVLLLLAATALPGCSKLLGLDDFHPTFEGAAGSGAGGDAGTGNVAGLSGGGSGATSASGATGGTGAMGGTGARGGAGAMGGTGAMGGNGAGGTGASSGDAGTSGDGGASGDGGVAGSAGTGGTETGGLIFSEYVEGHNYTALEVYNAGSAPVDLSACYVSAYGDGSFFSDFPLATTLQPGSTYVLCSSATASATTCQQSPSSMSFNGNDAQVLKCGANVMDVIGQLGTAPANYWGTPPNTTQDHTLRRKCSITQGDTNSGDVFDPAVEWDAFGADDLTDLGKHCE comes from the coding sequence ATGCGGCTCCGGGTCCTGTTACTGCTAGCTGCAACGGCACTCCCCGGTTGTTCCAAGCTGCTCGGACTGGACGATTTCCACCCGACCTTTGAAGGCGCAGCTGGCAGCGGCGCGGGTGGCGATGCCGGAACTGGCAACGTCGCCGGTTTGTCTGGCGGCGGTAGCGGCGCAACGAGCGCTAGCGGCGCGACCGGAGGCACTGGCGCGATGGGCGGCACGGGCGCGAGAGGCGGCGCAGGTGCAATGGGTGGAACCGGCGCGATGGGTGGCAACGGCGCCGGAGGCACCGGGGCTAGCTCAGGGGACGCTGGAACGTCTGGCGACGGCGGCGCTTCCGGCGACGGAGGCGTCGCAGGGAGCGCGGGTACCGGGGGCACTGAAACCGGCGGCTTGATCTTCAGCGAGTACGTGGAAGGGCACAACTACACGGCGCTCGAGGTCTACAACGCGGGCAGCGCGCCCGTTGACCTCAGCGCCTGCTACGTGTCCGCGTACGGCGACGGAAGCTTCTTCTCCGACTTCCCCCTCGCCACGACGCTCCAGCCCGGCTCAACTTATGTGCTCTGCTCGAGCGCCACGGCTTCGGCAACGACCTGCCAGCAATCACCCAGCAGCATGAGCTTCAACGGCAACGACGCCCAGGTGCTGAAGTGCGGCGCAAACGTCATGGACGTGATCGGTCAGCTGGGAACGGCGCCAGCCAACTACTGGGGCACGCCTCCAAACACCACTCAAGATCACACGCTGCGCCGCAAGTGCTCCATCACCCAGGGCGACACGAACTCGGGTGATGTGTTCGATCCAGCCGTGGAGTGGGACGCGTTCGGCGCGGACGATCTAACCGACCTGGGCAAGCACTGCGAGTAG
- a CDS encoding lamin tail domain-containing protein has translation MFPRAPLLFALALLLGAGACSSSSKTVGTQCTEGEVRACLTPDDCKGTQSCDTSGHYTACECGVGGSSGVGGSSAGGTSSSGGSAGQSSGGSSTSGGSGTTGGSSSGGNGVGGSTSGGSSAGGSSAGGSSSGGSAGGLFFSEYVEGQANKALELYNAGPTVDLDKCSVTAYADAANVFATIQLSGTLAQGGTYVICSDTTGGALNCDLTSTEIQFNGDDALILRCDTKIVDHIGQYGLDPQNGYWGTEPYTTADHTLRRKCSIQSGDPNTTAAFDPAIEWDSFTADDLSDLGKHCQ, from the coding sequence GTGTTCCCTCGCGCACCTCTGCTCTTCGCCCTCGCGTTGCTCCTCGGAGCCGGCGCCTGTTCCAGCTCCAGTAAGACGGTCGGCACCCAGTGTACGGAAGGTGAGGTGCGCGCTTGCCTCACGCCGGACGACTGCAAAGGCACCCAGAGCTGCGACACCAGCGGCCACTACACCGCTTGTGAATGCGGCGTGGGAGGCAGCAGCGGCGTGGGAGGCAGCAGCGCGGGAGGCACGAGCAGCTCGGGCGGTTCCGCGGGGCAAAGCAGCGGCGGCTCTAGCACCAGCGGCGGCTCAGGGACCACCGGCGGTTCGAGCAGCGGCGGCAACGGAGTTGGCGGCAGCACGTCTGGAGGTAGCAGCGCTGGAGGCAGCAGCGCGGGCGGCAGCAGCTCCGGCGGCTCCGCTGGTGGGCTATTCTTCAGCGAGTACGTCGAAGGCCAGGCCAACAAAGCCCTGGAGCTGTACAACGCGGGTCCAACTGTCGACCTCGACAAGTGCAGCGTCACGGCCTACGCCGACGCGGCGAACGTGTTCGCCACGATCCAGCTGAGCGGTACCCTGGCTCAAGGCGGCACCTACGTGATCTGCTCGGACACCACTGGCGGCGCTCTGAACTGCGATCTCACTTCGACGGAAATCCAGTTCAACGGGGACGACGCGTTGATCCTGCGCTGCGACACGAAGATCGTCGATCACATCGGGCAATACGGCCTGGATCCGCAGAACGGCTATTGGGGTACCGAGCCCTACACCACCGCCGATCACACCTTGCGGCGGAAGTGCAGTATCCAGTCCGGTGACCCGAACACCACCGCAGCGTTCGACCCTGCGATCGAGTGGGACAGCTTCACCGCGGACGACCTCTCTGACCTCGGCAAGCACTGTCAGTAG
- a CDS encoding homocysteine S-methyltransferase family protein, with the protein MSFADLQHRLMSGRPLVLDADTGACFRSRGRALTRAGALGKLLRENPDAIIEHYLAEVNSRVDVLCALTSDTTPRALAEVGMEHRAAMLTGLSVDLALEVAQAAERPVGVAGVLGSDMVAAMRSDRLVAELDEHAERLAVAGCELFLARGLGSHFELMAAVHAGNARGLPVWAVLEASVDGQLVTGDSIEQSVTELRGAGVSAVLFEISGVAAAERILESAREVAPATPECVYGVLVAGGVGSVRGFPDDDTRPGEWANGASRLDAAGARVIGGGAGTTESHTAALAHALGALHPSIPVPAPI; encoded by the coding sequence ATGAGTTTCGCAGACCTCCAGCACCGTCTGATGTCTGGTCGTCCACTCGTGTTGGACGCGGACACCGGCGCTTGCTTCCGCTCCCGTGGGCGTGCGCTCACGCGCGCTGGGGCGCTCGGCAAGCTGCTCCGGGAGAACCCCGACGCGATCATCGAGCACTACTTGGCGGAGGTGAATAGCCGGGTGGACGTGCTGTGCGCGCTGACCAGCGACACCACGCCTCGAGCGTTGGCGGAGGTCGGCATGGAGCACCGCGCGGCGATGCTCACTGGGCTAAGCGTCGACCTCGCCCTCGAAGTGGCGCAGGCCGCGGAGCGTCCCGTCGGCGTAGCCGGCGTGCTTGGCTCCGACATGGTGGCTGCGATGCGCAGCGATCGCCTGGTGGCCGAGCTAGACGAGCACGCGGAGCGCTTGGCGGTTGCCGGTTGTGAGCTCTTCTTGGCGCGTGGCCTCGGCTCTCACTTCGAGCTGATGGCAGCGGTCCACGCCGGTAATGCGCGTGGGCTGCCCGTCTGGGCGGTGCTCGAAGCCAGCGTCGACGGCCAGCTGGTGACGGGAGATTCCATCGAGCAGTCGGTGACGGAGCTGCGCGGCGCCGGGGTTAGCGCGGTGCTCTTCGAGATCAGCGGCGTGGCCGCGGCGGAGCGAATTCTCGAGTCGGCACGCGAGGTTGCTCCGGCGACGCCGGAGTGCGTGTACGGCGTGCTGGTAGCTGGCGGGGTGGGCAGCGTGCGCGGCTTCCCCGACGACGACACCCGGCCTGGTGAGTGGGCGAACGGTGCCTCGCGCCTCGATGCGGCCGGGGCCCGAGTGATTGGTGGGGGAGCAGGCACAACGGAATCGCACACGGCGGCACTTGCGCATGCCCTGGGCGCTCTCCATCCTTCCATCCCAGTCCCGGCCCCAATCTAG